A single window of Nitrospinota bacterium DNA harbors:
- a CDS encoding type II toxin-antitoxin system HicA family toxin: MKKRDVDRMLASLGYTLLKGGMRGGIHDKWVNANGKYPVSVPRHGEIGEGLAFRIIKSARSNKDK; encoded by the coding sequence ATGAAGAAAAGAGATGTTGACCGGATGTTGGCATCGCTGGGATACACATTGCTCAAGGGAGGAATGCGTGGCGGAATTCATGACAAATGGGTGAACGCCAATGGGAAATACCCGGTATCCGTGCCCAGACACGGTGAAATAGGCGAGGGTCTGGCTTTCCGGATTATCAAGAGCGCACGATCGAACAAGGACAAGTGA
- the rffA gene encoding dTDP-4-amino-4,6-dideoxygalactose transaminase: protein MPYMAGKELHYISMAQSGGHLSGDGPFTKKCSEWLAERVSCQAAFLTHSCTAALEMAAILAGIQPGDEVIMPSYTFVSTANAFVLRGGVPVFMDIREDTLNMDENKIEAAITPKTKAIVPVHYAGVGCEMDPILEIGKRRGIHVIEDAAQGIMASYKDRPLGGLGSLGCISFHETKNIICGEGGALAVNDPEFIERAEIIREKGTNRSKFFRGQLDKYTWVDIGSSYLPGELMAAFLWGQMEHADEITGKRLAIWSVYHDALESLEKEELLRRPVIPGHCSHNAHMYYILLPDIAKRTRFMARLKERGINTAFHYVPLHSSPAGRRLGRVHGSMVNTDSLSERLVRLPLWIGLDEKLDYVIENVIEAAREG from the coding sequence ATGCCCTACATGGCGGGCAAGGAACTTCACTACATCTCCATGGCCCAGTCTGGAGGCCATCTTTCCGGGGACGGGCCGTTCACCAAAAAATGCTCTGAATGGCTGGCGGAGCGTGTCTCGTGCCAGGCGGCGTTTCTCACCCATTCCTGCACCGCCGCGCTGGAAATGGCGGCCATCCTGGCCGGCATACAGCCGGGCGACGAGGTGATAATGCCTTCGTACACCTTCGTCTCCACCGCCAACGCTTTCGTGTTGCGCGGGGGCGTCCCGGTGTTCATGGACATCCGGGAGGACACGCTGAACATGGACGAAAACAAAATCGAGGCTGCCATCACACCGAAAACAAAAGCCATCGTCCCGGTCCATTACGCCGGGGTGGGGTGCGAGATGGACCCGATATTGGAAATCGGCAAAAGACGGGGCATCCATGTGATCGAGGACGCGGCGCAGGGGATCATGGCTTCATACAAGGACCGGCCATTGGGCGGGCTTGGAAGTTTGGGCTGCATAAGTTTCCATGAGACCAAGAATATCATCTGCGGCGAGGGGGGAGCCTTGGCGGTGAATGATCCGGAATTCATCGAACGGGCCGAGATAATCCGCGAAAAGGGGACCAACCGCAGCAAGTTCTTCCGGGGGCAGCTGGACAAGTACACATGGGTGGACATCGGTTCATCATACCTGCCAGGCGAGCTTATGGCGGCGTTTTTATGGGGCCAGATGGAGCACGCCGACGAGATAACCGGCAAGCGGCTGGCCATCTGGAGCGTGTATCACGATGCGCTGGAAAGCCTGGAAAAAGAGGAACTGCTCCGCAGGCCGGTGATCCCGGGGCATTGCTCGCACAACGCGCACATGTATTACATACTGCTGCCGGACATTGCCAAACGGACCAGGTTCATGGCCCGGCTCAAGGAGCGGGGGATAAACACCGCGTTCCACTACGTCCCGTTGCACAGCTCGCCAGCGGGCAGAAGACTGGGACGCGTCCACGGATCCATGGTCAACACGGATTCACTAAGCGAGCGGCTCGTGCGGCTGCCGTTATGGATAGGATTGGATGAAAAGCTAGATTACGTGATCGAAAACGTCATCGAGGCGGCAAGGGAAGGGTGA
- a CDS encoding helix-turn-helix domain-containing protein, with protein MWIKGKLSKDGRFWMVEFPELDACTQGHNKAEAYEMAKDLLEGLAEAYGFDLDITVAPVENDIILAGSENKKDFVAFVLHRLRDAAGLTLEDVTQKLGAKSLNAYARYEQGRSEPTVSKIEELVSAITDAPFAFYYGGAAVMKTAELAHSR; from the coding sequence ATGTGGATCAAGGGAAAATTATCAAAAGACGGCCGGTTCTGGATGGTGGAATTCCCGGAACTGGACGCGTGCACACAAGGTCATAACAAAGCTGAAGCTTATGAAATGGCCAAAGACCTTCTTGAAGGTCTGGCGGAGGCCTATGGATTCGATCTGGATATAACCGTGGCGCCTGTAGAGAATGACATTATTTTGGCCGGCTCTGAAAATAAAAAGGATTTTGTGGCATTTGTGCTTCACAGGTTAAGGGACGCGGCTGGTCTCACTTTGGAGGATGTGACCCAAAAGCTCGGGGCCAAGTCTCTCAACGCTTATGCCAGGTATGAACAGGGACGGAGCGAGCCGACGGTCTCAAAGATTGAGGAACTTGTTTCCGCCATAACCGATGCGCCTTTCGCTTTTTATTATGGCGGAGCCGCAGTGATGAAAACCGCGGAATTGGCTCATTCGAGGTGA
- a CDS encoding YihY family inner membrane protein, with product MTNNRLSPDNDKRPKTGAMRTAGRLLYEIAEKFWNDSCPTYAASLAYTTLLALAPLAAISLSVITSFDFSRDATLRFVFERVLPNPELAMVIEKNINTFARNAASVSIFGVISLALLGVWVMSTVESSFNMIWRVGRSRPLFSQFVAYWSALTFSPVLIAASVIVTASVHSIVMSRAWAEYSYAQGFVLKFTPYALTWAAFFLIYKLIPYTTVNMAPAWAGAITAGTLFELAKLVFNYYLRNFANYTEVYGALAILPTFLLWLYVTWLIILLGSVIAYAIQYPKEMEAKEAAGGDKSGYITYYSLLILAESARRFNAGAGPLSPEDAMIRFGVTAELYRTIAGKLEEGGFVSSIEGESGKFLPARPPDEIRVADVISHVSGGALETPPFETDDGEMPLLFATARRAIGVGLEGMSVVDLSERLDRRDVEPAD from the coding sequence TATGAGATAGCCGAAAAGTTCTGGAACGACAGCTGCCCCACTTACGCCGCCTCGCTGGCGTACACCACGCTTCTGGCCCTGGCGCCACTTGCCGCCATCTCGCTTTCCGTGATCACATCCTTCGATTTTTCGCGGGACGCAACCTTGCGCTTTGTCTTCGAGCGGGTGCTGCCAAACCCCGAACTTGCGATGGTGATAGAAAAAAATATCAACACGTTCGCCAGAAACGCGGCGTCGGTCTCCATTTTCGGCGTCATATCGCTGGCCCTCCTTGGGGTGTGGGTGATGAGCACGGTGGAATCCTCGTTTAACATGATCTGGCGTGTTGGCAGGAGCAGGCCGCTTTTCAGCCAGTTCGTGGCGTACTGGAGCGCGCTGACATTCTCCCCGGTGCTCATCGCCGCATCGGTGATCGTCACAGCCTCGGTCCACTCCATCGTGATGAGCCGCGCCTGGGCGGAATATTCCTACGCGCAAGGGTTCGTACTCAAGTTCACCCCTTATGCGCTGACGTGGGCGGCGTTTTTCCTCATATACAAATTGATCCCCTACACAACCGTGAACATGGCCCCGGCATGGGCCGGAGCCATCACCGCCGGCACCCTTTTCGAACTGGCCAAGCTCGTCTTCAACTATTACCTGCGAAACTTCGCCAACTACACCGAGGTCTATGGCGCGCTGGCCATATTGCCCACTTTTCTTTTATGGCTGTACGTCACTTGGCTTATCATCCTGCTAGGCTCGGTGATCGCATACGCCATCCAGTATCCAAAGGAGATGGAGGCAAAAGAGGCGGCCGGGGGTGACAAAAGCGGATATATCACATATTACTCCCTTCTGATCCTGGCCGAGTCCGCGCGCAGGTTCAACGCTGGCGCCGGGCCTCTTTCCCCGGAAGACGCGATGATCAGATTCGGCGTGACCGCCGAGTTATACAGGACAATTGCCGGAAAACTGGAAGAGGGCGGCTTTGTATCCTCCATAGAGGGGGAAAGCGGCAAATTCCTTCCGGCCCGGCCGCCGGACGAAATAAGGGTGGCGGACGTGATTAGCCACGTTTCCGGCGGAGCGCTGGAAACGCCGCCGTTTGAGACGGACGATGGAGAGATGCCCCTGTTGTTCGCCACCGCCCGCCGCGCCATCGGCGTCGGCCTGGAGGGGATGAGCGTTGTGGACCTTTCTGAACGGCTGGACCGGCGCGACGTGGAACCCGCGGACTGA